In the Andrena cerasifolii isolate SP2316 chromosome 3, iyAndCera1_principal, whole genome shotgun sequence genome, TTAAAACGCGGCTGAAATGGAGCAGTGGGCTCGAGAAGATTGTAATCGAAGACGTTCAAGAAAGTTCGCGCTTCTCCATGGTAACGGAGAAGTTCGCGCCGCGAATTTTTCGCCCGTGCGTAGCTGACTTTATCGTTCGCAAGCGatgcaacaattttttaacgataCGTGCAATCAGCAGCGAGCGGCCAATTCTATTCTCAGCGCTGACGCTCCACTGACTATCATCGATGCGTGAATATCGCGGACGCgcctccttttcttcttctttttttcaccCCACTCTTCCTCGAAAGCGTGGAAAAAACGAGGCGCCACTTCGAGCGGCCGGAGGGTTTCCTCGATATTTCCACGCGAAACGATCGTTTGCCCTCGCTGGGAAGAAACGAAAATCCCCGTGGAAAATAGGCACGGAGTTTCCCGCTTTCGTTACATTCTTCTCTCGGAGCCCTCGAAGTCCGAAgagaattcttaaattcttttagCAAGGACGCAGAGTAATCTGGCGATAACCGAAGGTGTGgctatttattttgtttattcttaTTAGCCTGATAACCCGTCGATACAGCAGCGCGGAGAAATAATTACAGATGTGCCAGAGAAGTTTAACTACAGCATTTAATCTCCAAGTGCCTCGTATATAGGCGTCGAACAGCGACCgaagtaataatttaaataatttcaactAACTGTAGCAACTATGTCTCCCTTAACTTTCGGCGGCAGAAAAGTATGATCTTTAAGAAGATACACAGAAATGGAGACATTCCATGATAATTAACAACAGAGATCTGCTGAGACTTTGAGTAATCGacttccctgtttttccccatTTCTTCACAGAGAAAATCCGTTTGGCGAGGAGCAGTTGTCTTTGAACAACACAGAGGTCCTCTACGCGTCCCACTTCAACGAGAGTCGGCCGACCAAGTTCCTCATCCACGGATTCAGCGACACCGGAAACGAGGCCTGGGTACGAGGTTTGATAGAGGGTACGCAAACATGCTTGATAGTGGCGGCTGCGCGAAGAAGCCCGGCGAGAATAAGCGAAAAACGCGATCGAGGCAGGGGGGGAGGCCGATTCTCGAAGCACATTTCTAGAAATGTCGACGGCGAGGAGGAACgagtgaaatttaattacaatcaGGGTCAATCCGTTTCGGTAAACACGGAATCGACGTCGTCAGGTTCAAGGGTCACAGCGATAACGGCTTAATTGGTCATTTAACGAGTTTTTGCTCGCTTGCGCTATGCTCCTGACGTAACTGGGAAATTTCGAATTAGAGTCTGTGCGGGATCCTCTGAGGCAGGCCCTTCGACCATTTCGCAGGGTGTCCGAGTGATTTCTTGACAGATAACGTCTTATAGATCGCCACTCGTTCGTGTTGCAGCGTATCTGCTTCACCAAGATGTGAACGTGATAGTGGTCGGATGGGGCATTTTGGCTACCGACATCTATCCCGTGGCAGCGAACAACACTCGTCGCGTTGGCGAGTTCCTGGGGGATTTCCTGGAGTTCTTGAACCGCGAGTCCAACCTCGAGTACAAGGACGTACACATCAGCGGACACAGTTTGGGGTCTCACGTGGCTGGATTCGCTGGCGCTTACCTGGATGGACGTATTGGCAGAATAACAGGTGCACTTCGATCTTCTAATTGGAAGTGTCTAGGGAGAGTAGGGAAATAAACTCGTGAACCAAGCCTTTCTTTCTTTGAACAAATGAAAATGGGTTTTTACTCTTTGGGCTTCAATTTGTTCGCACATTAATCAATTTGAGATACTTTCGCTCAACGCTGTGTATATTAAACGCAGGACTCCGTACTGCGAAGTAGCAAGTAGAATAATTCCAAAATTGAAAAGACTTTGCAGAAAACGCTgtcagtgccaaaattaaaaaaaaaaattatcgaaaatGCTCCACGTGCCAATGATTTTTgggacttacagtgttttctaagaGGActcttttattaataattaaattaattggaCGCAGTATGGACTCTTACATTTTGAGACAATTTAATGAAATCGATATGGGACGCATACTtggagtgcaaagggttaaGTGTAGGTCACAGTGAGGATTTAAGGAGGGACTATACTTTAGGCAACGCTAAAACAGCAAGATTTTGGGACTTTTTTTGGAGAAATTAAgaagcaaatcattttgaagttttttacggctttttgtatttaacttttgaagatacgagaaaaacaattttatgttaaaaatatgcattgtagaGGTCGCTATTGACGCATCTTGCTACAGCGTTGCCGCTGAAGTTGCAAAACGGTGggggtaatttagagaaaactattcaacTGATCGACTTGCCCTTACACATACAACTAGATAATTCCAGTCCGCCACTGCAGAGGAATATTGTTAAATCGCGATATTAACTATTGCGTGATGTAACTATCGAAGGCCTGGATCCAGCAAGTCCCTTGTTCGAGACGATTCCTGGCATTGTCGACCCGGAGTTCAGATTGGACCCAGCCGATGCGCAGTTCGTGGACGTGATTCACACGAGCGGGCCAGCCTTTGGATTCTTGGCACCCCTGGGTCACGCTGATTTCTATCCTAACAACGGAAGGTTCCCTCAGCCTGGGTGCTCGTTTTTGCCAACCAGAAGTAAAAATCTCATTTGCTCTTTTTTTTATTGGTAAATCGATTGTGGAGAGCGAGGGATGGGAGTTGTGGATATTGCGATCAAGTGGCAGAGGCTTAGTACAGTAATCTTCAGTGGAATTCAACTCTTTCACTGCATTTTCTATGCTTTCCTTGCTCCTTAGTCTAACTATTGTATgtcctgtgatgccagatcggggccgggttccctcgagaatttcccccacctcgcgcacactactgttccggcgtagtatgcgcgaggtgggggaaattctcgagggaacccggccccgatctggcatcacagcgtaTGTCTTCCCTGGCAGTGGGGTGTTTTCACGCCAAAGCGACAGGGAAGGTATTATCTTGCATATTTAATCTAAGGATACTTGAGAACGTGGTGTTTTTCTTGTGTAAATCCTTGGCAccattccaaaaaaaattttctcaaataaattacgaacaaaacgaagaatGGTGTCCCACTATATCGATATATTACCGCTGCCGGTCCCGGGTCGCAGCAATGTATCGAGAGAAGACTGTATAAATCCTATTTGTAGCATCATAgcatgttatttatttttaatttaaaaatttatctcatatttttttaggcCTTCCGGGCAATCAGGGTCTGCCACAGTAACGTAGATTTCGTCAAGTTTGATACGAGAGAATTAAATTcactgaatttttcaaatctctaGGAGCAAAGCTatcttatttataaaaaatgttcGTTCCCTTTAGTTTATGCTAAATCAAAGTTCCTacagaaaatgaaaattctgtTAGTGATAGTGTTAAGGATACTTATAAGTTGGCTGGATAATACTACCCCCATTTATTATTATGAACTTTATTAGTGCATAAGAAGGGTCTGCCAGcctggaaaaaatatttcaattcccTAGCAGTAGTGAAAGTGTTAATACATACGAAATGGTCGTCAGCTTATTGCAGCCACTCGCGAGCGCACCAGTTCATGACAGAGAGCATAGGGAGCACGGCTGGATTCAAGGCAAGGACCTGCGAGAGCTGGGAAAAGTACAAGGAGGGACGTTGCGGTTACAATCCAGTCGTGTTAATGGGAGAATACGCGTCTACGTCGTAAGATATCAAAATTTCCTTCGATCTGTGTTGAGTACTTACGAAAACCCCCTTTGTAGCTGGCCACTGGTATTTCAGACATATTCAAACATCTTATTTatttggtatatatatatatacaggtaaATACCCATTAGAAGCAACAAAGGAGAAGCAAATCTTTACACTCGAAATAAAAAGTCAATACTATTTCTATCGAATTAATATATCTGAAATAGCAATCGCGAGCCATAGGTGTTTAGATATGTCTAGCGTGAAAAGAATTCTGTCGAGTGCAAACGACGATTTCCTTCGAACCGTTGCAGATTACGAGGAAAGTTCTATTTGGAGACGAACGACGCACCCCCGTTCGCGGTAGAGTGAACCCGCCTCGCGCTGGCGACGGGAAAGAAGCTTGGGACCACTGTGCCGGCGACGATGCTTTTGCGACACAGAATGATCCGTACTAGTCATTTATAAGTTACTTTTATTTATGCAGCGTGCGCAGCTTTAATCGAGATCCTTTCCTTGTTCGTCTGTTGTTCGGTCGTGCATGCCCTTGCAAAAgtacaaattatattaattaacctGGTATGCTCAGACGATAGGTCTTTTCCTCGCTCGTGTACTCGTGCCGACGGAAGGGGAGAAATAAACGTTTTATTGGTTACTTGAAACCTCGCCCCACCCTACCGTTCATCCTGATAAATAGTTCACCGTGCCACGTAAACGCGACGGGGGTTGTGAAATTCTAATGTCCATCGGGAAATATGAACGGTAGAGTATATAATTCATCGAGATTGCGATTAATAAATACAGAGACGGGATATTAGAATTTAATGCAATACTCTTGAAGAGTATCTGCGCAAGACTGAAGAGATGTCGTTTCGGTAGCGCTCCTTTCAGGATTAATTTTTGCATCATGGATCGAATATACTTGCTAATAGTTTTAACGCTGCAATTAGCAGGTGTTCTGTGTGTTAATGAGAATAATGTCATTAGAGACTACTTCGCGTTCAGGAAGGTGAAGAGGGTTGTGGGATTCTCTTGTGGCAATGTGGAAAGTGCGTAGCAAACTAGGAACTCGACGGTTTTTAAATTGTGCTTTATTCACACGCTCAGATGTCCATTGAACGCTTTCTGCAAAACAGATGACTTTAGGCTCGcgaagacgtttaataatatgTACGTCACGTACATTTCCATGGTGGAGTCCGTGCCTGAATCGAGCCTGGACCTTAGGAAGATCCTGGATGCCGACTACCACCAACTGGGCGTTTTCTTGGATTCTCGGTGCAATAGTAAGCGTTACGCGAAAATCCTCGTCGATGTAAGTGATTTGTTAGCGGAATTTTATGAGAAAATGGCAACAACGATGGCAGAATGCAAATAGGTCGAGTTAAATTGAACTTGGAAATTGCGGAACGATATTACtgttaattgaagagtccttgtagaaaacactgtaagtgccaggaattaaaaaaaaaatcatcgggaaatattctacgtgccaatggtaattctatagtatatatttttaatgcaattgcCCTTTGTCAATGAGTTACCAATAGTGATAAAAGATGGTGCAACGTTATTTCTGTTGAAAACAATGTAGCAGCCAATTAAGCGATAGGTAAAGAGGGTTGGCACttacaaatttaaattaatggCACATTCAGCCTTCTCTACAGCTAAGAGGTAGCATATAGAGGGTTTTCTACAAATAGAATTCTTCTTCTCATGAATTTCGACTAGATTAATGCGAAGACTAGAAAATTTTGTGATGTATTTAAGTTATTGAATAATttagcatatttagcaatcaaaataCCTAAATCAAATATTTTCTCCCTGCTGaacaatttgatttttggcacttacagtgttttctgcaaggactcttcaattactcAAATAACTATTTAATGAACCGTTAGTTTAGAAAGCGGTATAAGTGCAATTTAACGAGCATTTAAATAGATTTGCTATTTCGAACTTCCTCCCTTCTAAGAATGTCAAGAAAGCTTTCAAGCTTTATTCCCCCATCTGGTTTGCTACTCTAAAAATGGGGTTgcgattctaaaaaaaataagcgTGAAAATTTTGACTTGGATGCAGGCAACGAGGTATTCCATGTACGGCGAGATGCACAAATGGCTGATCCTCGGATCAAACCTGAGCCACAGCTTGCAGATATTAAACGACGAAGCGTTTTCTATCTCCACTGACGTGGTGGTAGCTGTCCCATCAGCGAACGATTATATTCTGTACGACGTGTACAATCCGTGTAAGGATCGAGGTGGATCGACGAACGTAACATTGTACGCCATATGGAACACTGAAAAAGGATTGGTCGTCACCTTGACTCAATCGAAATTCGAAAGGAGATCGAATTTACACGGAATGAAGCTTAAAGTTGGGGTTGTAGTAAGTCGATATTTCTCCAGCGAAATAATAACtagaataattattatcttctatggCAAATGATGATCAATCCTCGAAATACTGTAGCGTATAAATTGATTAATAAATGATTTTCGGTTGAATAGAAATCGAGGTAATTATCTCATTTGTAGTAACGCCTGGGCTTTGTAGTAAGTATTTATTCCACCTGAATTTTAGTTTGCTATTAGcgattaaaaattagcaaaatttcTTCTTGGAATTTGGAAACTCAAGCTAATGGTTATTTAAGTCGAGGGTAACTTTATTTAAACGACTGTCGCGTTATCTCTGTAACGTTCATCGGCTCTTCTGCTGAATAGTGAACGGAGAATAATTGTGTCTATTATAGCGCTGTTTCGTTGTAATTTTCAGTTGACTTCCAAGTCGGAGAACATATCGCTGTACGATATGATGATGGAGGAATACAGCATGAAAGCGAAGAATGGGCGGTCGAAATTCTTATACATACTACTGTCGCACATGTCTGATCTCTTCAATTTCACGTAAACACAAagttaattaattaacaaaTACCCTAGTTCTAGATTATTTActtttcattttatatttcttacgttttttttattattccttaTACAATCATTTACTAGTATTTTATTTtcgcttatttattattccGTTATTATGTTCCTtacgtttatttattatattcgtcATGTGTATATAGTTATTACGTTTCTTATTACAAGTTCATGCAAATTGATAGAATCTTGTTTGTTGCGTGTCGTCCCATTCTGTAGCATGGACATCGAGCGAATAAATGCACAAAGGAGATTCGATAGTTCTGGTCCCGTGTTCGCTgcgtttaaaaagaaattcatagaTCTGTCGGCAAGCCCAGTCGCGATGAAGATTGAGAGATTGGATACCGGCGATATAATCGGGCCCGTCTGGCCAATACGGTGCGTAACTACTGATTTCTGCTTCACCGTGTTCCTCTGCCTACCTTAGTTAAAaggtcctatctagcatttccgagaaaactgaagttctAGTATTTTCTTTGTGCCgtccttgtaaataaataaacaaattagactgtttctagatctctgCGCAACGCGtagggttttctaactttacatAAAGGGTAAAAGATGCGtggaactttaaatatttcaacatttcttgaaaaagggtaaaatgctagataggacattttaactgagGAGAAGAGTCCTGCTATTAGTAATTCATTCGAAACGAATTTTAGACTTGATTGCTACGCTATAAAGCATTTGACAACTTCTAGTAGctctaataattaaaatatttaacttcaGTTCctcatttataaatattaaaatcgaACCCGCGATAAATTCAATAATTCAGATTCTTACATGCTTCGTGAATTGAGCACAGTGCATTTTTCGACAGCTATATATATCCAAAGTTAAAAAGACATTTGAATATAAATAGCGGCTAAAATTATAGAGTTTCATACagcttatttatatatatatagtttcaCAAAACTTTGAAGTCAATAAATTTGCCTCGAGTAATCTGTAATTGTTTATCACGAACAGTTAAGTCTTCGAGCTACGAAAACTTTTCaaacatttcaattttattactgATAGGTACAGTGATATACAAGTAACAAAAATCTCAGCTGAATTCGAGATGATTGAAATTTAATGGTTATCATCCAATTCACAGATCGTGTTTCATGTTCCGcacgatttcctcgatgaaagtgAAACCAGGCCAGTTTCTGAAGCCCCTGTCCGTGAAAGTGTGGTACGCGATTCTTACCATGATAGGCATCGTCACAtcggttttaattatttttgtaaaaatggaggGGATTCGCAGACCCGCGGAGATTTACGGGCTGTCTGTTCTACTCACGATCGGAGCTTTATCTCAGCAAGGTACGGAGACCCTGTAGAAAGATATTGGTAAAGGAAGAGCAGTGCGATAAAGGAATAGTCGATAAGTCATGAAGCTTGTTTTGCTCAGGTTCTGCGTTCGTCCCAGCTCGTTACGCAGGCCGTATCGCCTTCCTGCACATTCTAGTATTTAGCACATTAATGTTGAATTATTATTCGGCGAGCGTTGTGTCGAATCGCTTGAAGAATAAGGGTGAAAAGATGAACGATTCCTTACTCGATCTGGCGAGGAGCAACATGAAACTCGCGGCGGAGCCCACGCCGTATATTCGTTCTTTCCTTCAGGTGATGTTTCTttagtaaatataaaataaatacagaagtaaATACTCTATTTTATACTAGGGTTTGTTAACATTTTGTCTTGAAATCGTCTCGGATACAAGTAcatatattgtagtaggtaacagtttactgtaaaattaatcTCCATGAGTTCATATTCTCAGAAAAAAACACCTTTGTAGCTGCCACCCTACGACTGTCAGGGGTTTCTTTCTGAGAATAtgctaaatggaataaagatttataatttgataCCACCTTTTAAAACATTCATATTTTGTacagattttagttattttagttttttttatttatttggttttgtatagtataaagtatatttaaaaaaaattgaaccacaCGTTTTTTTAATCCTTAGGAGGGTCGCTACTGCACCTACCAAAATCAGGTCAATATTTTCTAAACTTCGACTTTTTTTGCACCTAAAAGTTACGAAAACCGCAGGccaaaaagttatttttctttaaccCACTGCCATTTtgtagaatttatttctaaattttggaTCGTAGTAGGGGCCATAGCGACACtcataagaattaaaaaaagcgTTAGGTTCCATTTTTTCTAATACAAAAGAATCTTTCATATCCTTAGACACAATTAAATATTCCAGAAAAACGAAGCTTGTcaataataaatcaattttaaaaggaatatttaatcgacttgaaacttgaaacatTCTAATCCAACCCTCTGTTTTAACTGCAAAGTGAACAGAATTTTCAAGTACCAAAGTATATTTATTCATACGTCAGGTGCCAGACAGAGAAGTCAGATATTTCTACGAACATCGTTGGACAAAGATACCGGAATTCAACAGGTACTTGCCCTTAGAGGAAGGGCTGAATCGCG is a window encoding:
- the LOC143367184 gene encoding pancreatic triacylglycerol lipase, giving the protein MSLVETLILLAIVLTSAYTYPQNTLLNDVETVIKSVFKAAHEPATFNLYTRENPFGEEQLSLNNTEVLYASHFNESRPTKFLIHGFSDTGNEAWVRGLIEAYLLHQDVNVIVVGWGILATDIYPVAANNTRRVGEFLGDFLEFLNRESNLEYKDVHISGHSLGSHVAGFAGAYLDGRIGRITGLDPASPLFETIPGIVDPEFRLDPADAQFVDVIHTSGPAFGFLAPLGHADFYPNNGRFPQPGCSFLPTRTYCSHSRAHQFMTESIGSTAGFKARTCESWEKYKEGRCGYNPVVLMGEYASTSLRGKFYLETNDAPPFAVE
- the LOC143367166 gene encoding ionotropic receptor 75a-like, producing the protein MDRIYLLIVLTLQLAGVLCVNENNVIRDYFAFRKVKRVVGFSCGNVENDFRLAKTFNNMYVTYISMVESVPESSLDLRKILDADYHQLGVFLDSRCNSKRYAKILVDATRYSMYGEMHKWLILGSNLSHSLQILNDEAFSISTDVVVAVPSANDYILYDVYNPCKDRGGSTNVTLYAIWNTEKGLVVTLTQSKFERRSNLHGMKLKVGVVLTSKSENISLYDMMMEEYSMKAKNGRSKFLYILLSHMSDLFNFTMDIERINAQRRFDSSGPVFAAFKKKFIDLSASPVAMKIERLDTGDIIGPVWPIRSCFMFRTISSMKVKPGQFLKPLSVKVWYAILTMIGIVTSVLIIFVKMEGIRRPAEIYGLSVLLTIGALSQQGSAFVPARYAGRIAFLHILVFSTLMLNYYSASVVSNRLKNKGEKMNDSLLDLARSNMKLAAEPTPYIRSFLQVPDREVRYFYEHRWTKIPEFNRYLPLEEGLNRVAEGTLAYDTMIDSAYPYIEHTFNDRSICELTEVHLFRTVLALYARHKSPFTELLKIGLTKMRNIGLQNREWKRWSARRPFCPSNLLIAEPLSIYEAAPIFVFFSVSVGISLLICVVENILYWISPTRTSSAVLEKRRLINRNLHLPSLRDLNLQSLRNFHVFGDLAGFRNP